A genomic segment from Sphingopyxis sp. DBS4 encodes:
- a CDS encoding sulfotransferase, with protein sequence MHRIADAERAFRQTIALDPSVTDAYLGLAVQYEHSNREEEFAPLIALAEANHLSEGALSFIRSYEHRRAKRFEDALASLALVPSEVEPERTMHLRGQILDRLGRPDEAFEAFSATNRMHEESPTRPLERSAALRENLHAEIDLLTPEWAASWLKAESGDAHPDPVFLVGFPRSGTTLLDTILMGHPDTVVLEEQPPLNNCDKRIGGMAAIAGLDAAAVAETRHFYFDEVAKVAPAPLARGRMLIDKSPLFLSKAVLIQRLFPNARFILALRHPCDVLLSCYMSNFRLNDAMSNFLRLEDAAEFYDLTFRHWERARELFGLNVHTIVYERLVEDVEAEVRPLFDYLGLAWRDEALDHRATAKARGLITTASYAQVVEPIYKRAAGRWEGYRAHLEPILPVLRPWVEKFGYSL encoded by the coding sequence GTGCATCGCATCGCGGACGCAGAACGCGCCTTTCGGCAAACGATTGCGCTCGATCCCTCCGTGACCGACGCCTATTTGGGCTTGGCGGTGCAGTATGAGCATAGCAATCGCGAAGAGGAGTTTGCGCCTCTGATCGCGCTGGCGGAAGCCAATCATCTGAGCGAGGGCGCGCTGTCGTTTATCCGGTCCTATGAGCATCGCCGCGCCAAGCGGTTCGAGGACGCGCTCGCCAGCCTGGCGCTGGTGCCATCCGAGGTCGAGCCCGAACGGACCATGCATTTGCGGGGGCAGATTCTCGATCGGCTCGGCCGTCCCGATGAGGCGTTCGAGGCCTTCAGCGCGACGAACCGCATGCACGAGGAATCGCCGACCCGGCCTTTGGAGCGATCGGCGGCGCTGCGCGAAAATCTGCACGCGGAAATCGACCTACTGACTCCCGAATGGGCGGCGAGCTGGCTGAAAGCCGAAAGCGGCGACGCGCATCCCGACCCCGTATTTCTGGTGGGTTTTCCGCGATCGGGGACGACCTTGCTCGACACGATCCTGATGGGGCATCCCGATACGGTGGTTCTGGAGGAGCAGCCGCCGCTCAACAATTGCGACAAGCGTATCGGCGGCATGGCGGCGATTGCGGGGCTCGACGCGGCGGCGGTTGCCGAGACGCGGCATTTCTATTTCGACGAGGTTGCGAAAGTCGCGCCAGCACCGCTCGCACGCGGGCGGATGCTGATCGACAAATCGCCGCTGTTCCTGTCGAAAGCGGTGCTGATCCAGCGCCTGTTCCCCAATGCGCGCTTCATCCTTGCGCTGCGCCATCCGTGCGACGTGCTGCTGAGCTGCTACATGAGCAATTTCCGCCTCAACGATGCGATGTCGAATTTCCTGCGGCTGGAGGATGCCGCCGAATTCTATGACCTGACCTTCCGGCATTGGGAGCGGGCGCGCGAATTGTTCGGGCTCAACGTCCACACGATCGTCTATGAGCGGCTGGTCGAGGATGTGGAGGCGGAGGTGCGGCCGCTGTTCGACTATCTGGGACTCGCATGGCGCGACGAAGCGCTCGACCACCGCGCGACCGCGAAGGCGCGCGGCCTGATCACCACCGCGAGTTATGCGCAGGTCGTCGAGCCGATCTACAAGCGCGCCGCGGGGCGGTGGGAGGGCTATCGCGCCCATCTCGAACCGATTCTGCCGGTGCTCCGTCCGTGGGTGGAAAAATTCGGATATAGCCTGTGA
- a CDS encoding putative 2OG-Fe(II) oxygenase translates to MRFAGQLAAVHGGRTGIDDVGELANLALDEGEEEAALPLVAAAAGRSGAARLWQWAGLLHRALDDHAAALAAFDQAARLAPGDAGIAHGRARVAYEAGLDAVALFEAAARIGPPNGDILIGLAAARWSAGRGEEAEAALDAILAEVPLWLPGHVQLAQLRALMGRPEAAAASFERALARDPVSLPLWRALLDLHLRGEDHVALAEGVGRAEAAGIPSAEVADFAAIAAAELGQVDRADRLFGALPGEVAPVWRVRHLLRTRRFAEAAASIDAAIAAGGDRRAAVWPYAELLWRLTGDPRSGWLSGDAGLVRSFDLRGRLPPLDDLAAHLRSLHVARGEYLDQSVRGGTQTDGPLFSRIDPVIRALRAAIVGAVETYVAGLPPADRGHPLLAPRRDRRTRFAGSWSVRLRGGGYHAHHFHPQGWISSALYVALPGREAGDAPEAGWLSLGEPQAALGLDLPPTALVEPAPGRLVLFPSWMWHGTRPFGAGERLTVAFDVAPPR, encoded by the coding sequence GTGAGGTTCGCGGGCCAGCTTGCCGCCGTTCATGGCGGGCGAACGGGGATCGACGATGTCGGCGAACTGGCGAACCTGGCGCTCGACGAGGGCGAAGAGGAGGCGGCCTTGCCGCTGGTCGCGGCCGCGGCGGGGCGATCGGGTGCCGCGCGGCTCTGGCAATGGGCGGGGCTGCTCCACCGCGCGCTCGACGATCATGCGGCGGCGCTCGCGGCGTTCGATCAGGCGGCACGGCTTGCGCCCGGTGATGCCGGCATCGCGCACGGCCGCGCGCGCGTCGCCTATGAGGCGGGGCTCGATGCGGTGGCGCTGTTCGAGGCGGCCGCGCGGATCGGGCCGCCCAACGGCGATATACTGATCGGGCTCGCGGCGGCGCGCTGGAGTGCGGGACGCGGCGAGGAAGCGGAGGCGGCGCTCGACGCAATTCTTGCCGAAGTGCCGCTGTGGTTGCCGGGCCATGTCCAACTTGCGCAGCTTCGCGCGCTAATGGGGCGGCCGGAGGCGGCGGCCGCCTCGTTCGAGCGGGCGCTGGCGCGCGATCCGGTGTCGCTGCCGCTGTGGCGCGCCTTGCTCGACCTGCATCTTCGGGGCGAGGATCATGTTGCCCTCGCCGAAGGGGTCGGCCGCGCAGAGGCGGCAGGCATCCCGTCGGCCGAAGTCGCGGACTTTGCCGCCATCGCCGCTGCCGAGCTCGGTCAAGTCGACCGTGCCGACCGGCTGTTCGGGGCGCTGCCCGGCGAAGTCGCGCCGGTTTGGCGAGTGCGCCACCTGCTCAGGACGCGGCGCTTTGCAGAGGCCGCAGCGTCGATCGACGCCGCGATCGCGGCGGGCGGCGATCGGCGGGCCGCGGTATGGCCCTATGCCGAGCTGCTGTGGCGGCTGACCGGTGACCCGCGTTCGGGCTGGCTTTCGGGCGATGCGGGGCTGGTGCGGTCGTTCGACCTTCGGGGCCGCCTGCCGCCGCTTGACGATCTCGCGGCGCATCTGCGCTCGCTTCACGTTGCGCGCGGCGAATATCTTGACCAGTCGGTGCGCGGCGGCACCCAGACCGATGGTCCGCTGTTCAGCCGCATCGACCCGGTGATCCGGGCGCTGCGCGCCGCGATCGTCGGGGCGGTGGAGACCTATGTCGCCGGTTTGCCGCCCGCCGACCGCGGTCATCCGCTGCTCGCGCCGCGCCGCGATCGCCGGACGCGCTTCGCGGGGAGCTGGTCGGTGCGGCTGCGCGGCGGCGGCTATCACGCGCATCATTTTCATCCGCAGGGCTGGATCAGTTCGGCTTTATATGTCGCGCTGCCGGGGCGCGAGGCGGGGGATGCGCCCGAGGCGGGGTGGCTCTCGCTGGGCGAGCCGCAGGCGGCGCTGGGGCTCGACCTGCCGCCGACCGCGCTGGTTGAACCGGCGCCGGGGCGATTGGTGCTCTTCCCCTCCTGGATGTGGCACGGCACGCGGCCGTTCGGCGCCGGCGAGCGGCTGACCGTCGCCTTCGACGTCGCGCCGCCGCGCTGA
- a CDS encoding TonB-dependent receptor domain-containing protein, with the protein MKTTHYSKLKLGAAPFVLGIGLLAAASPAMAQDAQTGDTATTGDEIIVTGTRIPQANLESAAPITVVSAEDIKLQGTTRVEDMLNSLPSVFASQSSTAANGADGTASVDLRGLGTTRTLSLVNGRRLLPGDPSPGSGSAADINMIPAALLKNVQVLTGGASATYGADAVAGVVNFVMDTDFTGFRLDGQYSVFQHNNRNKLAPGINDARGFGYPRGSVVDGGTVDVTATFGAAFDDGRGHIVAYAGYRKANAILQSRRDYSACTIQNTGGGVPNCGGSLTNATGTAIIFDPNVTTAGSTVYSFLPGGGFENTTSRYNFAPTNHYQRPDERYTAGLFANYEINESIKPYLEFMFMDDRTVAQIAPSGDFGNTLTVNCDNPLMSTAQHDIICAAPNLINGYIGNFPTAVAAPYNTIANGGPGPLAPPLVFTGPFGQTYNQAFMQVLRRNVEGGPRQSDLQHTNFRTVIGSKGDLGKAWSYDAYYQYGRSNYSQVYSNEFSVARLNRALNVVDEGMERNGVANGNYVCRSVIDGSDPTCQPYNIFNGAGGASPESIAYLSATGFQKGYTSEQVANASFTGLLGEYGIKSPWADDGISVNLGFEWRKESLELKTDNAFTTGDLTGQGGATLPLAGSFRVYEFFAETQVPIVHDSFIYDLSFSGGYRKSWYRTSADRKYDTDTYKLQLEFAPIRDVRFRGQYNRAVRAPNIQELFATPTVGLAGATDPCAGAPIAATNYGCLAQENLSVGQSITENPAGQYNGLLGGNPDLKPETATTKTFGVVLQPSFLPRFSLTVDWFDIKLKDAIQPPAQDAILKDCTLNATADFTPYSCSLIHRDVTGSLWLTPLGYVDNTPSNLGRVRTRGLEINSAYSHEIGNAGTLSMSFVGTYLDKYKVDNGITQAYDCAGLYGPVCSSGGTTAGGSMLPKWRHKLRTTFNMPNGIGLSLQWRYIGKVKAETLDASQSLHGDNNFDPGLHLKAYSYFDLATTFAVSDNYTFRLGVNNILDKQPPLVTSGNAGKDGSNLCPTGPCNGNTYPATYDALGRYIYAGVTLDF; encoded by the coding sequence GTGAAAACCACCCATTATTCGAAGCTGAAGCTCGGCGCCGCGCCGTTCGTGCTCGGCATTGGCCTGCTGGCCGCCGCCTCGCCTGCGATGGCGCAGGACGCCCAGACCGGTGACACCGCCACCACCGGCGATGAGATCATCGTCACCGGCACGCGCATTCCGCAGGCCAATCTGGAATCGGCCGCTCCGATCACCGTCGTGAGCGCCGAAGACATCAAGCTGCAGGGCACGACCCGCGTCGAGGACATGCTGAACTCGCTGCCGTCGGTCTTCGCCAGCCAGTCGTCGACCGCCGCCAACGGCGCGGACGGCACCGCATCGGTCGACCTTCGCGGCCTCGGCACGACCCGCACGCTCAGCCTCGTCAACGGCCGCCGCCTGCTGCCGGGCGACCCGAGCCCCGGAAGCGGTTCGGCTGCCGACATCAACATGATCCCGGCCGCGCTGCTCAAGAACGTCCAGGTTCTGACCGGCGGCGCGTCGGCGACCTACGGCGCCGACGCGGTCGCGGGTGTCGTCAACTTCGTGATGGACACCGACTTCACGGGCTTCCGCCTCGACGGTCAATATAGCGTGTTCCAGCACAACAACCGCAACAAGCTCGCGCCCGGCATCAACGATGCGCGCGGCTTCGGCTATCCGCGCGGCAGCGTCGTCGACGGCGGCACGGTCGACGTCACCGCGACCTTCGGTGCGGCGTTCGACGACGGACGCGGCCATATCGTTGCCTATGCCGGCTATCGCAAGGCAAACGCCATTCTCCAGTCGCGCCGCGACTACAGCGCCTGCACGATCCAGAACACCGGCGGCGGTGTTCCGAACTGCGGCGGCTCGCTGACCAACGCGACCGGCACGGCGATCATCTTCGATCCTAACGTAACGACTGCCGGTTCGACTGTTTACAGCTTCCTGCCGGGTGGTGGGTTCGAGAACACCACGTCGCGTTACAATTTCGCGCCGACCAACCATTATCAGCGCCCCGACGAGCGCTATACGGCCGGCCTGTTCGCGAACTACGAGATCAACGAGTCGATCAAGCCTTATCTCGAGTTCATGTTCATGGACGACCGCACGGTCGCCCAGATCGCGCCGTCGGGCGACTTCGGCAACACGCTGACGGTCAACTGCGACAACCCGCTGATGTCAACGGCGCAGCATGATATCATCTGCGCCGCGCCCAACCTGATCAACGGCTATATCGGCAACTTCCCGACTGCTGTCGCGGCGCCTTATAACACGATCGCGAACGGCGGCCCCGGACCGCTGGCGCCGCCGCTGGTCTTCACCGGCCCTTTCGGCCAGACCTATAATCAGGCGTTCATGCAGGTGCTGCGCCGCAACGTCGAAGGCGGTCCGCGCCAGAGCGACCTGCAGCACACCAACTTCCGCACCGTGATCGGTTCGAAGGGCGACCTCGGCAAGGCCTGGTCGTACGACGCTTATTATCAGTACGGCCGGTCGAACTATAGCCAGGTCTATTCGAACGAATTCTCGGTCGCGCGTCTCAACCGCGCGCTGAACGTCGTCGATGAAGGCATGGAGCGCAACGGCGTTGCCAACGGCAACTACGTCTGCCGTTCGGTCATCGATGGCAGCGACCCGACTTGCCAGCCCTACAACATCTTCAATGGCGCCGGCGGGGCGAGCCCCGAGTCGATCGCCTATCTGTCGGCGACGGGCTTCCAGAAGGGCTATACGTCCGAACAGGTCGCCAACGCCTCGTTCACCGGCCTGCTCGGCGAATATGGCATCAAGTCGCCGTGGGCGGACGATGGCATCAGCGTCAACCTCGGCTTCGAATGGCGCAAGGAATCGCTGGAGCTCAAGACCGACAACGCCTTCACGACCGGTGACCTCACCGGTCAGGGTGGCGCGACGCTCCCGCTCGCGGGCAGCTTCCGGGTTTATGAGTTCTTTGCCGAAACCCAGGTTCCGATCGTCCACGACAGCTTCATCTATGACCTGAGCTTCAGCGGCGGCTATCGCAAGTCCTGGTATCGGACGAGCGCCGACCGCAAATACGACACCGACACCTACAAGCTGCAGCTCGAATTCGCGCCGATCCGCGACGTTCGCTTCCGCGGCCAGTACAACCGTGCGGTTCGCGCCCCGAACATTCAGGAACTGTTCGCGACTCCGACCGTGGGCCTGGCTGGCGCGACCGATCCGTGCGCGGGCGCGCCCATCGCCGCAACCAACTATGGTTGTCTCGCACAAGAAAATCTTTCCGTTGGGCAGAGCATCACGGAAAACCCGGCGGGCCAGTATAACGGTCTTCTCGGCGGCAACCCCGACCTGAAGCCCGAAACCGCGACCACGAAGACCTTCGGCGTCGTTTTGCAGCCGAGCTTCCTGCCGCGCTTCTCGCTGACGGTCGACTGGTTCGACATCAAGCTCAAGGATGCGATCCAGCCGCCGGCGCAGGATGCAATCCTGAAGGATTGCACGCTCAACGCAACCGCGGATTTCACACCCTACTCGTGCAGCCTCATCCACCGCGACGTCACCGGCTCGCTGTGGTTGACGCCGCTTGGCTATGTCGACAATACGCCGTCGAACCTCGGCCGCGTCCGTACCCGCGGCCTTGAAATCAACAGCGCCTACAGTCACGAAATCGGCAACGCCGGGACGCTGTCGATGAGCTTCGTCGGCACCTATCTCGACAAATATAAGGTCGATAACGGCATCACCCAGGCTTATGACTGCGCCGGTCTCTATGGTCCGGTCTGCTCGTCGGGCGGCACCACGGCGGGCGGCTCGATGCTGCCGAAGTGGCGCCACAAGCTGCGCACGACCTTCAACATGCCGAACGGCATCGGGCTTTCGCTGCAGTGGCGCTACATCGGCAAGGTGAAGGCCGAAACGCTCGATGCGAGCCAGTCGCTCCACGGCGACAATAACTTCGATCCGGGCCTGCACCTGAAGGCGTACAGCTATTTCGACCTGGCGACGACCTTCGCCGTGTCGGACAACTATACGTTCCGTCTGGGTGTCAACAACATCCTCGACAAGCAGCCGCCGCTGGTTACGTCGGGGAACGCCGGCAAGGACGGGTCTAACCTGTGTCCGACCGGGCCTTGCAACGGCAACACCTATCCGGCGACCTATGACGCGCTGGGCCGTTACATCTACGCGGGCGTGACGCTGGACTTCTAA
- a CDS encoding aspartyl/asparaginyl beta-hydroxylase domain-containing protein: MTADRAARLAEADRALAAQDFARAAALFEEAAKGGDDPSVLLRLAGAYRACGRPRVALDAVHRALALAPLDFTALMLRASLLDRIGDPGAGEAWGHAIAQRPADALPPQLAAVLAEGERRHAAWLDAREAQWTERMAAAEARADPEARARIARFRNNALRRTRPYHSEPTHFHFPGLSEREFHPRSLFPWLETLEAATDVLAAELDAAMSAERAELVPYVQYAAHQPLDQWRDLNHNPDWTAIHLLRGGRRIEANARHCPQTLALLEGLDQPAIPGASPNAMFSLLAPGTAIPPHVGYNNARLVCHLPLIVPDGCWFRVGAETRDWRRGEAFVFDDTIEHEAMNPSDRLRVVFIFDVWHPDLGPAEREAVAALIGSDAGNVPESL, encoded by the coding sequence GTGACCGCCGATCGCGCGGCGCGGCTCGCCGAAGCGGACCGCGCGCTCGCCGCGCAGGACTTTGCCCGCGCCGCCGCGCTGTTCGAAGAGGCGGCGAAGGGGGGCGACGATCCATCGGTGCTGCTGCGGCTCGCCGGCGCCTATCGTGCCTGCGGCCGCCCGCGCGTCGCGCTCGACGCGGTGCACCGCGCGCTGGCGCTCGCGCCGCTCGACTTCACCGCGCTGATGCTGCGGGCGAGCCTGCTCGACCGGATAGGCGATCCGGGCGCCGGCGAGGCCTGGGGCCATGCGATCGCGCAAAGACCTGCCGACGCGCTGCCGCCGCAGCTCGCGGCGGTGCTGGCTGAGGGGGAGCGGCGCCACGCGGCCTGGCTCGACGCCAGGGAAGCACAATGGACGGAGCGCATGGCCGCTGCCGAAGCGCGCGCCGACCCCGAAGCGCGCGCGCGCATCGCGCGGTTTCGCAACAATGCGCTGCGCCGCACACGGCCCTATCATAGCGAGCCGACCCATTTTCATTTTCCGGGCCTTAGCGAGCGCGAGTTCCATCCGCGCAGCCTGTTTCCCTGGCTCGAGACGCTGGAGGCGGCGACCGACGTGCTTGCCGCCGAGCTTGACGCGGCGATGTCCGCCGAACGCGCCGAACTCGTCCCCTATGTCCAATATGCCGCGCACCAGCCGCTCGACCAGTGGAGGGATCTCAACCACAATCCCGACTGGACCGCGATCCACCTGCTGCGCGGCGGCCGCCGGATCGAGGCCAATGCGCGCCATTGCCCGCAGACGCTGGCTTTGCTCGAAGGGCTGGATCAGCCCGCGATTCCGGGCGCGTCGCCGAACGCGATGTTCTCGCTGCTCGCGCCGGGCACCGCGATCCCGCCGCACGTCGGCTATAATAATGCGCGGCTCGTCTGCCATCTGCCGTTGATCGTTCCCGACGGCTGCTGGTTCCGCGTCGGCGCCGAGACGCGCGACTGGCGGCGCGGCGAAGCCTTCGTGTTCGACGACACGATCGAGCATGAAGCGATGAATCCGAGCGACCGGTTGCGCGTCGTCTTCATCTTCGACGTCTGGCACCCCGATCTTGGTCCCGCGGAGCGCGAGGCGGTCGCGGCGCTGATCGGCAGCGACGCGGGCAATGTGCCCGAAAGTCTGTGA